A stretch of DNA from Gammaproteobacteria bacterium:
CCAATGTCGAGGGCACGCGCAACATCATGCGGGCGGCGCTCGCGGCGAAGGTCAGGCGCGTGGTTTACACCAGCAGTGTTGCGACCCTGGGCACGACCAGAGATGGCGCGCCCGCCGACGAACGCACGCCAGTCACGCTTGACGACATGATCGGCGATTACAAGCGTTCCAAGTTTCTGGCTGAAGCCGAGGTGCATGTTCTGATCGCCGACGCAGGTTTGCCGGCGGTGATCGTCAATCCGTCCACCCCGGTTGGCCCTGGCGACATCAAGCCCACGCCCACTGGCCGCATGGTCGCCGATGCGGCAAAAGGTCGCATGCCGGCGTACGTGGATACCGGCCTGAATATCGTGCATGTGGAGGACGTGGCCCAGGGGCACCTGCACGCGCTGGAGCGCGGCGTCATCGGCGAACGCTATGTGCTGGGCGGCGAGAATCTATCGCTTAAACAAATCCTGACGACCATCGCGGAGCTGTCCGGCCGACGTCCGCCGCGCATCAGAGTGCCGCACAACATACTGCTGCCGATCGCGCATCTCGCCGAAGGCTTTGGTCGACTGCTGCGCGCCGAGTACCTGCCGCTGACCGTGGACAGCGTGCGCATGGCGAAGAAACGCATGTATTACAGTAGCGACAAGGCCCGGCGCGAGCTGGGGTATGCGCCACGGCCGGCCTCCGAGGCCTTACGCGACGCAGTCGCGTGGTTTTTGCACGGAGCGTCCCTGGAACCATGAAGCTGCGCCTTGCACTTTATGGCGCCTGGCTCGCGGGATTGAGCCTGTTTATCGGGCTGACCGTTTACCATGGTCTGGGCGATGTCCTGCGTGTGCTGGGCGCGGCTGGCTGGGGGCTTGTCTGGATCACCGTGTTCCATCTGGCGCCCCTGCTGCTTGATGTGCTCGGCTGGCGCGCGCTGTTGCCGCATGGCCATCGTCAACCGTTGCACGAACTCGTGTGGATCCGCTGGTTGGCCGAATCGATCAACTCGCTGTTGCCGGTCGCGCAAGTGGGCGGCGACCTGCTGCGCGTGCGGTTGCTGCGTCGCGGCGGCGTACCGGCCGTGACCGCCGGCGCGTCGGTAATCGTCGATCTCACCGCCGGCATGGTGACGTTGATCGTGTTCGCGTTGATGGGCGTGGTGCTGCTGCTCCAGCACGCCGGGACCAGTGAGGCGGCGACGCAGCTGTCGATAGGGATCGCTGCCTTCGGCGTCATCGCGGGTTCGTTTCTCATCGCCCAACGGGCCGGCGTGTTCCTCGTACTGGCGCGCGCGCTGGAACGCCTGGCGCGGGGCCGGGGGTGGCAGGCGCTAACCGGCGGCGTGGTGGCGCTGG
This window harbors:
- a CDS encoding flippase-like domain-containing protein, coding for MRLALYGAWLAGLSLFIGLTVYHGLGDVLRVLGAAGWGLVWITVFHLAPLLLDVLGWRALLPHGHRQPLHELVWIRWLAESINSLLPVAQVGGDLLRVRLLRRGGVPAVTAGASVIVDLTAGMVTLIVFALMGVVLLLQHAGTSEAATQLSIGIAAFGVIAGSFLIAQRAGVFLVLARALERLARGRGWQALTGGVVALDREVVALYRDRYAILSACGWRLAGWVLGTGEVWLALWFLGHPVGLAEALILESLGQAIRSAAFAVPGALGVQESGFILLGGLLGVPPTIALALSLAKRVRELALGLPGIVAWQFAEGRHSWRRRVVESGSAES
- a CDS encoding NAD-dependent epimerase/dehydratase family protein, encoding MTTLVTGATGFVGAAVARQLLDAGHAVRVLTRAHSDPRNLQGLIVERVVGDLTEPASLERAITGCDTLFHVAADYRLWALDPAPIYAANVEGTRNIMRAALAAKVRRVVYTSSVATLGTTRDGAPADERTPVTLDDMIGDYKRSKFLAEAEVHVLIADAGLPAVIVNPSTPVGPGDIKPTPTGRMVADAAKGRMPAYVDTGLNIVHVEDVAQGHLHALERGVIGERYVLGGENLSLKQILTTIAELSGRRPPRIRVPHNILLPIAHLAEGFGRLLRAEYLPLTVDSVRMAKKRMYYSSDKARRELGYAPRPASEALRDAVAWFLHGASLEP